The Osmerus eperlanus chromosome 12, fOsmEpe2.1, whole genome shotgun sequence genome has a segment encoding these proteins:
- the mapta gene encoding microtubule-associated protein 4 isoform X9 produces MFIIMFMRHTMKSAMSPLICFSNKLVETGAEFHSGSALTLVGAEAADNSTTEERMGFMSLAASCSLDTGKEEAINSVGVHAWESERSHTLWASEDMSYGSARLRDAPASRSPEWAHAVDSQRAVSLDTSECISVTSDLPGTSLMRSMALEDLTAIGTSTSWTDGERISNEPVDPGSLGACNRVTQQIIPESPDSFSAHSLLCSSLDPGTSLPLAGNSAHLSDRQEPSSLFLKDNNIIGISTVLEVLEVPFTENMLKDKYLALVTSDTKRASHISLADVDDCTKISKIIPHSEASEFQRTSQSSPARKSLVPVAIFKAQAKIDNDSAEKKTPGGTRPQAPGTKIPAKTPAQPDTSGHSSPGTPKSPNSQALPGKPLAVPANQVKKVAVVRSTPKSPGSLKNRPPAPLAAAAPMPDLKNIRSKIGSTDNMKHQPGGGRVQILEQKIDLSNVQSKCGSKDNMKHVPGGGNVQILDRKVDVSNVQARCGSKDNMRHTPGGGRVQILEKKLDLSNVQSRCGSKDNMKHVPGGGNVQIVHKKIDLGTVQSKCGSKDNIRHKPGGGNIEIKSEKLDFKVQSKIGSLDNIGHVAGGGQRRIENHKLTFRETAKARTDHGAEIVSLEDSPNQLSTMSSSGSINMADSPQLSTLADQVSASLAKQGL; encoded by the exons atgtttattatAATGTTTATGAGGCACACTATGAAATCCGCCATGTCACCATTAATCTGCTTTTCAAACAAATTAGTTGAGACTGGTGCAGAATTCCATAGTGGGTCGGCATTGACCTTGGTTGGAGCAGAGGCTGCTGACAACAGTACAACTGAGGAGAGAATGGGCTTCATGAGCTTGGCAGCTTCCTGTTCCCTGGACACTGGGAAGGAAGAAGCTATAAATTCAGTTGGGGTACATGCCTGGGAGTCTGAAAGGAGTCACACTTTGTGGGCCTCAGAAGACATGAGCTATGGATCAGCAAGGTTACGTGACGCCCCAGCCTCAAGGAGTCCAGAGTGGGCCCATGCAGTAGACTCTCAAAGAGCGGTCAGTCTCGATACATCCGAGTGTATATCTGTAACAAGTGACCTGCCAGGAACATCTTTAATGCGCAGCATGGCCTTGGAAGATCTCACGGCCATAGGAACAAGCACCTCATGGACGGATGGAGAAAGGATCTCAAATGAGCCTGTGGATCCTGGGTCTCTTGGTGCCTGCAACAGGGTTACACAGCAGATCATTCCAGAAAGTCCAGATTCCTTCAGTGCTCATAGTCTGTTATGTTCCAGCTTGGATCCTGGGACATCTCTACCATTAGCAGGAAACAGTGCACATCTTTCAGATCGACAAGAACCCAGTTCACTTTTTTTGAAAGACAACAATATAATTGGCATTAGCACGGTGCTTGAGGTGCTTGAAGTGCCCTTCACTGAGAACATGTTGAAGGACAAATATTTGGCATTAGTAACATCTGACACCAAAAGAGCTAGCCATATTTCCCTGGCTGATGTGGATGATTGTACTAAGATCAGTAAAATCATACCACACTCAGAGGCTTCTGAATTCCAGAGAACTTCCCAAAGTTCTCCTGCAAGAAAATCATTGGTTCCAGTTGCTATATTCAAAG CACAAGCAAAGATTGATAATGACAGTGCCGAAAAGAAG ACTCCAGGGGGTACTAGGCCTCAGGCCCCTGGAACAAAAATTCCTGCCAAAACCCCAGCTCAGCCAG ACACCAGTGGACACAGCAGCCCTGGTACTCCAAAGTCCCCCAACAGCCAAGCTCTTCCTGGAAAGCCGTTGGCTGTGCCAGCCAATCAAGTGAAGAAAGTGGCTGTGGTGCGTTCGACACCTAAGTCCCCTGGCTCTCTCAAGAACCGCCCTCCCGCTCCCCTGGCGGCTGCAGCCCCCATGCCAGACCTGAAGAACATCAGGTCAAAGATTGGCTCCACGGACAACATGAAACACCAGCCTGGTGGCGGCAGA GTACAAATACTTGAGCAGAAGATCGACTTAAGTAATGTCCAGTCTAAGTGCGGCTCCAAAGACAATATGAAACATGTACCCGGAGGTGGCAAT GTTCAAATACTCGATAGGAAGGTGGACGTGAGCAACGTTCAGGCTCGTTGTGGCTCCAAAGACAACATGAGGCACACtcctggagggggcagg GTACAAATACTTGAAAAGAAGTTGGACTTAAGTAATGTCCAGTCTCGGTGTGGCTCCAAAGATAATATGAAACATGTACCCGGAGGTGGCAAT GTTCAAATTGTTCACAAGAAAATCGATTTGGGCACTGTTCAATCTAAATGTGGTTCTAAAGACAACATCCGCCACAAGCCAG GTGGCGGAAATATTGAGATCAAGTCTGAGAAATTGGACTTCAAGGTCCAATCAAAGATCGGCTCTCTTGACAACATTGGGCATGTGGCTGGGGGCGGACAGAGGAGG ATTGAGAACCACAAACTGACGTTCCGTGAGACAGCCAAGGCCCGCACTGACCACGGCGCAGAGATTGTTTCCTTGGAAGACTCACCCAACCAACTCAGCACCATGTCCTCCTCTGGCAGTATCAATATGGCGGATTCACCACAACTGTCCACGCTGGCTGACCAGGTGTCTGCCTCTCTGGCCAAGCAAGGCCTGTGA
- the mapta gene encoding microtubule-associated protein tau isoform X8, which translates to MFIIMFMRHTMKSAMSPLICFSNKLVETGAEFHSGSALTLVGAEAADNSTTEERMGFMSLAASCSLDTGKEEAINSVGVHAWESERSHTLWASEDMSYGSARLRDAPASRSPEWAHAVDSQRAVSLDTSECISVTSDLPGTSLMRSMALEDLTAIGTSTSWTDGERISNEPVDPGSLGACNRVTQQIIPESPDSFSAHSLLCSSLDPGTSLPLAGNSAHLSDRQEPSSLFLKDNNIIGISTVLEVLEVPFTENMLKDKYLALVTSDTKRASHISLADVDDCTKISKIIPHSEASEFQRTSQSSPARKSLVPVAIFKAQAKIDNDSAEKKPCKTPTKARPTSALKRPSPINRTPKTQASTTNGPSSLPTKAISTGTRKSRTPGGTRPQAPGTKIPAKTPAQPAPSAKKPASKNDKDTSGHSSPGTPKSPNSQALPGKPLAVPANQVKKVAVVRSTPKSPGSLKNRPPAPLAAAAPMPDLKNIRSKIGSTDNMKHQPGGGRVQILDRKVDVSNVQARCGSKDNMRHTPGGGRVQIVHKKIDLGTVQSKCGSKDNIRHKPGGGNIEIKSEKLDFKVQSKIGSLDNIGHVAGGGQRRIENHKLTFRETAKARTDHGAEIVSLEDSPNQLSTMSSSGSINMADSPQLSTLADQVSASLAKQGL; encoded by the exons atgtttattatAATGTTTATGAGGCACACTATGAAATCCGCCATGTCACCATTAATCTGCTTTTCAAACAAATTAGTTGAGACTGGTGCAGAATTCCATAGTGGGTCGGCATTGACCTTGGTTGGAGCAGAGGCTGCTGACAACAGTACAACTGAGGAGAGAATGGGCTTCATGAGCTTGGCAGCTTCCTGTTCCCTGGACACTGGGAAGGAAGAAGCTATAAATTCAGTTGGGGTACATGCCTGGGAGTCTGAAAGGAGTCACACTTTGTGGGCCTCAGAAGACATGAGCTATGGATCAGCAAGGTTACGTGACGCCCCAGCCTCAAGGAGTCCAGAGTGGGCCCATGCAGTAGACTCTCAAAGAGCGGTCAGTCTCGATACATCCGAGTGTATATCTGTAACAAGTGACCTGCCAGGAACATCTTTAATGCGCAGCATGGCCTTGGAAGATCTCACGGCCATAGGAACAAGCACCTCATGGACGGATGGAGAAAGGATCTCAAATGAGCCTGTGGATCCTGGGTCTCTTGGTGCCTGCAACAGGGTTACACAGCAGATCATTCCAGAAAGTCCAGATTCCTTCAGTGCTCATAGTCTGTTATGTTCCAGCTTGGATCCTGGGACATCTCTACCATTAGCAGGAAACAGTGCACATCTTTCAGATCGACAAGAACCCAGTTCACTTTTTTTGAAAGACAACAATATAATTGGCATTAGCACGGTGCTTGAGGTGCTTGAAGTGCCCTTCACTGAGAACATGTTGAAGGACAAATATTTGGCATTAGTAACATCTGACACCAAAAGAGCTAGCCATATTTCCCTGGCTGATGTGGATGATTGTACTAAGATCAGTAAAATCATACCACACTCAGAGGCTTCTGAATTCCAGAGAACTTCCCAAAGTTCTCCTGCAAGAAAATCATTGGTTCCAGTTGCTATATTCAAAG CACAAGCAAAGATTGATAATGACAGTGCCGAAAAGAAG CCATGCAAAACTCCTACCAAAGCTAGACCCACCTCTGCCCTTAAAAGACCTTCCCCAATCAACAGAACCCCCAAAACACAGGCCTCCACCACAAATGGGCCTAGCTCATTACCCACTAAAGCCATCAGTACGGGAACCAGGAAGTCCCGA ACTCCAGGGGGTACTAGGCCTCAGGCCCCTGGAACAAAAATTCCTGCCAAAACCCCAGCTCAGCCAG CACCAAGCGCTAAGAAGCCAGCGTCCAAAAATGATAAAG ACACCAGTGGACACAGCAGCCCTGGTACTCCAAAGTCCCCCAACAGCCAAGCTCTTCCTGGAAAGCCGTTGGCTGTGCCAGCCAATCAAGTGAAGAAAGTGGCTGTGGTGCGTTCGACACCTAAGTCCCCTGGCTCTCTCAAGAACCGCCCTCCCGCTCCCCTGGCGGCTGCAGCCCCCATGCCAGACCTGAAGAACATCAGGTCAAAGATTGGCTCCACGGACAACATGAAACACCAGCCTGGTGGCGGCAGA GTTCAAATACTCGATAGGAAGGTGGACGTGAGCAACGTTCAGGCTCGTTGTGGCTCCAAAGACAACATGAGGCACACtcctggagggggcagg GTTCAAATTGTTCACAAGAAAATCGATTTGGGCACTGTTCAATCTAAATGTGGTTCTAAAGACAACATCCGCCACAAGCCAG GTGGCGGAAATATTGAGATCAAGTCTGAGAAATTGGACTTCAAGGTCCAATCAAAGATCGGCTCTCTTGACAACATTGGGCATGTGGCTGGGGGCGGACAGAGGAGG ATTGAGAACCACAAACTGACGTTCCGTGAGACAGCCAAGGCCCGCACTGACCACGGCGCAGAGATTGTTTCCTTGGAAGACTCACCCAACCAACTCAGCACCATGTCCTCCTCTGGCAGTATCAATATGGCGGATTCACCACAACTGTCCACGCTGGCTGACCAGGTGTCTGCCTCTCTGGCCAAGCAAGGCCTGTGA
- the mapta gene encoding microtubule-associated protein tau isoform X5 yields MFIIMFMRHTMKSAMSPLICFSNKLVETGAEFHSGSALTLVGAEAADNSTTEERMGFMSLAASCSLDTGKEEAINSVGVHAWESERSHTLWASEDMSYGSARLRDAPASRSPEWAHAVDSQRAVSLDTSECISVTSDLPGTSLMRSMALEDLTAIGTSTSWTDGERISNEPVDPGSLGACNRVTQQIIPESPDSFSAHSLLCSSLDPGTSLPLAGNSAHLSDRQEPSSLFLKDNNIIGISTVLEVLEVPFTENMLKDKYLALVTSDTKRASHISLADVDDCTKISKIIPHSEASEFQRTSQSSPARKSLVPVAIFKAQAKIDNDSAEKKPCKTPTKARPTSALKRPSPINRTPKTQASTTNGPSSLPTKAISTGTRKSRTPGGTRPQAPGTKIPAKTPAQPAPSAKKPASKNDKDTSGHSSPGTPKSPNSQALPGKPLAVPANQVKKVAVVRSTPKSPGSLKNRPPAPLAAAAPMPDLKNIRSKIGSTDNMKHQPGGGRVQILEQKIDLSNVQSKCGSKDNMKHVPGGGNVQILDRKVDVSNVQARCGSKDNMRHTPGGGRVQIVHKKIDLGTVQSKCGSKDNIRHKPGGGNIEIKSEKLDFKVQSKIGSLDNIGHVAGGGQRRIENHKLTFRETAKARTDHGAEIVSLEDSPNQLSTMSSSGSINMADSPQLSTLADQVSASLAKQGL; encoded by the exons atgtttattatAATGTTTATGAGGCACACTATGAAATCCGCCATGTCACCATTAATCTGCTTTTCAAACAAATTAGTTGAGACTGGTGCAGAATTCCATAGTGGGTCGGCATTGACCTTGGTTGGAGCAGAGGCTGCTGACAACAGTACAACTGAGGAGAGAATGGGCTTCATGAGCTTGGCAGCTTCCTGTTCCCTGGACACTGGGAAGGAAGAAGCTATAAATTCAGTTGGGGTACATGCCTGGGAGTCTGAAAGGAGTCACACTTTGTGGGCCTCAGAAGACATGAGCTATGGATCAGCAAGGTTACGTGACGCCCCAGCCTCAAGGAGTCCAGAGTGGGCCCATGCAGTAGACTCTCAAAGAGCGGTCAGTCTCGATACATCCGAGTGTATATCTGTAACAAGTGACCTGCCAGGAACATCTTTAATGCGCAGCATGGCCTTGGAAGATCTCACGGCCATAGGAACAAGCACCTCATGGACGGATGGAGAAAGGATCTCAAATGAGCCTGTGGATCCTGGGTCTCTTGGTGCCTGCAACAGGGTTACACAGCAGATCATTCCAGAAAGTCCAGATTCCTTCAGTGCTCATAGTCTGTTATGTTCCAGCTTGGATCCTGGGACATCTCTACCATTAGCAGGAAACAGTGCACATCTTTCAGATCGACAAGAACCCAGTTCACTTTTTTTGAAAGACAACAATATAATTGGCATTAGCACGGTGCTTGAGGTGCTTGAAGTGCCCTTCACTGAGAACATGTTGAAGGACAAATATTTGGCATTAGTAACATCTGACACCAAAAGAGCTAGCCATATTTCCCTGGCTGATGTGGATGATTGTACTAAGATCAGTAAAATCATACCACACTCAGAGGCTTCTGAATTCCAGAGAACTTCCCAAAGTTCTCCTGCAAGAAAATCATTGGTTCCAGTTGCTATATTCAAAG CACAAGCAAAGATTGATAATGACAGTGCCGAAAAGAAG CCATGCAAAACTCCTACCAAAGCTAGACCCACCTCTGCCCTTAAAAGACCTTCCCCAATCAACAGAACCCCCAAAACACAGGCCTCCACCACAAATGGGCCTAGCTCATTACCCACTAAAGCCATCAGTACGGGAACCAGGAAGTCCCGA ACTCCAGGGGGTACTAGGCCTCAGGCCCCTGGAACAAAAATTCCTGCCAAAACCCCAGCTCAGCCAG CACCAAGCGCTAAGAAGCCAGCGTCCAAAAATGATAAAG ACACCAGTGGACACAGCAGCCCTGGTACTCCAAAGTCCCCCAACAGCCAAGCTCTTCCTGGAAAGCCGTTGGCTGTGCCAGCCAATCAAGTGAAGAAAGTGGCTGTGGTGCGTTCGACACCTAAGTCCCCTGGCTCTCTCAAGAACCGCCCTCCCGCTCCCCTGGCGGCTGCAGCCCCCATGCCAGACCTGAAGAACATCAGGTCAAAGATTGGCTCCACGGACAACATGAAACACCAGCCTGGTGGCGGCAGA GTACAAATACTTGAGCAGAAGATCGACTTAAGTAATGTCCAGTCTAAGTGCGGCTCCAAAGACAATATGAAACATGTACCCGGAGGTGGCAAT GTTCAAATACTCGATAGGAAGGTGGACGTGAGCAACGTTCAGGCTCGTTGTGGCTCCAAAGACAACATGAGGCACACtcctggagggggcagg GTTCAAATTGTTCACAAGAAAATCGATTTGGGCACTGTTCAATCTAAATGTGGTTCTAAAGACAACATCCGCCACAAGCCAG GTGGCGGAAATATTGAGATCAAGTCTGAGAAATTGGACTTCAAGGTCCAATCAAAGATCGGCTCTCTTGACAACATTGGGCATGTGGCTGGGGGCGGACAGAGGAGG ATTGAGAACCACAAACTGACGTTCCGTGAGACAGCCAAGGCCCGCACTGACCACGGCGCAGAGATTGTTTCCTTGGAAGACTCACCCAACCAACTCAGCACCATGTCCTCCTCTGGCAGTATCAATATGGCGGATTCACCACAACTGTCCACGCTGGCTGACCAGGTGTCTGCCTCTCTGGCCAAGCAAGGCCTGTGA